A single region of the Dehalococcoides mccartyi genome encodes:
- a CDS encoding sacsin N-terminal ATP-binding-like domain-containing protein, protein MNPPGYFHSIKTRASENWDLLEKQPDIAGPWHQLFKQIAQSPRHVVSELLQNADDAGATEASVEIANSEFVFSHNGEDFTEEQFYSLCRFGFSNKRALHTIGFRGIGFKSTFSIGDEVRLYTPSLAIAFRKRRFTEPIWITDLTSNQNKTEIRISIKDERIREDLEKNFKEWIGNPTSLLFFRTIRRLKINNKEIHWQSHGDGPVTNSQWMSLSSAPDNKYLYIFSGEEEFPLDSLQEIKEERMVLDKETTFPPCRVDIVLGREGRLFVVLFTGVKTTLPFACNAPFVPDPARLKIKDPVSSPTNRWLLARIGKLAAEAMLGWLNREDMAVTERCAAYELWPDVDRDENTLEGTCATAVELAFESYIEGNKCLISEKETIVLKGECVAVPQVLLDIWEPEQISVLFDQQQRSILSRSIGSKCCQKLINWQYVDVIDKSQVVQVLESKHVPNPGTWRQLMILWAYISDQVVSYYYNDHRGVRIVPVQSKDILYSTQELVRLGEKQLLESQEDWEFLSAYLLVLNQNWPRFLAEQRLNSVNRQDKVLAEQVESAYKVLNALNLVQASDVGSVMEQVSTKFFTQQSCNRSDCVRLAHIAAKLGAQISETFQFVTQDNYRRPAKGILANITSDLDMFVVEKWYQEHVLHEDYSKSSGSCSTEDWAAWIKSDRSRLLTFVPLDNTKSNIYSKYSLNNRLSERTFNGRLDYRYKTEHFSFLDWDFEQSFWEHWKGLAKEDKKFWSQLLNHIIEQPSTYWSKALSARALHVATTGSTSAVTSDVIVPKWIMKFRELACLEDTHGEPRQPAELLRRTPETEALLGVESFVAAEIDTETNRPLLQMLGVRDTPTGPDKLLERLRALSKASSPPLHEVLKWYQSLDQITNKCDTEELQDIKDTFEQEKIVLTETNGVIGWASLEDVYLAPDEETVPGAPLVHSLVRHLAIWQKLGIATKPTADLAITWLLSLTSNQSLTPEDLRRVRALLPRYPDRIWNECRHWIDLEGKWTPIEDFEYVITMQSLVPYSHLFSVIKHKTANLQSLSESQCQQPPFSNIARLINNIEEHFQETIFRSDAPKSKLWIEALGKGLSRIIIANEEETNRIRQLGRRLSKTLWQITDALETIPYIAGTPAGTARSIPALWKDSNLYVARQSPAKIAKAVPQEIGGLFQNKEINDAIMLCYDRPPEFVIEYIEENFKLAPLSEIETEPIESIQPKVVQQGQTSTAEDENEKNENVDIVVGPTLEPPEQIHEPEPANEELKDTGEEKPKPPKPIKPIRPSLIDRFAFINGFSTDGNDRYYHSDGSWLERSHGNGFHWEMHDKSGEITQYYWVKEHCLELEPMQIDTDIWGLCEKFPRLYSIVIVDTQDEPEEISGYRLMSMRENKELELTSASYRLVYKR, encoded by the coding sequence ATGAATCCCCCGGGATATTTTCACTCAATTAAAACCAGAGCCTCTGAGAATTGGGATCTGCTTGAAAAACAACCTGATATCGCGGGGCCCTGGCATCAACTATTCAAGCAAATAGCCCAGAGCCCCCGCCATGTTGTTTCTGAACTACTTCAAAATGCTGATGATGCTGGAGCGACAGAAGCTTCAGTGGAAATCGCTAATAGCGAGTTCGTCTTTTCGCATAATGGAGAGGATTTCACGGAAGAGCAGTTTTACTCACTATGCCGATTTGGATTCTCAAACAAGCGAGCACTCCACACAATCGGTTTTAGAGGAATTGGATTTAAAAGCACCTTTAGTATTGGGGATGAGGTAAGACTATACACACCCAGTCTAGCCATCGCTTTTCGAAAAAGACGTTTTACTGAGCCTATCTGGATCACTGATTTAACCTCAAATCAGAACAAAACTGAAATTCGCATTTCCATTAAAGATGAACGCATCAGAGAAGATCTGGAAAAGAATTTTAAGGAGTGGATAGGAAATCCCACATCGCTGTTGTTTTTTAGAACGATTAGAAGATTAAAAATAAACAATAAGGAAATTCACTGGCAATCTCACGGAGACGGACCGGTAACAAACTCCCAATGGATGTCGCTGTCTAGCGCTCCTGATAACAAATATCTTTATATCTTTTCTGGTGAGGAAGAGTTTCCCCTGGACTCTTTGCAAGAAATCAAAGAGGAACGGATGGTTCTTGATAAAGAGACTACTTTCCCCCCATGCCGAGTAGATATCGTTCTTGGCCGAGAAGGGCGTCTATTTGTCGTACTCTTTACAGGTGTAAAGACAACACTCCCGTTTGCTTGTAATGCTCCTTTTGTGCCTGATCCAGCGAGACTTAAGATTAAGGATCCGGTCAGTTCTCCTACAAACAGATGGTTACTGGCACGTATAGGTAAACTTGCGGCGGAAGCTATGTTAGGTTGGCTTAATAGGGAAGACATGGCTGTCACCGAACGATGTGCAGCTTATGAATTGTGGCCGGATGTAGATAGAGACGAAAACACCCTTGAAGGTACCTGTGCTACGGCGGTTGAACTCGCGTTTGAGAGTTATATTGAAGGAAACAAGTGCCTAATATCTGAAAAAGAGACCATCGTTTTAAAAGGTGAATGCGTTGCGGTTCCACAAGTACTTCTGGATATTTGGGAACCTGAACAAATCTCAGTACTATTTGATCAACAGCAACGCTCAATATTGTCAAGGAGTATAGGCAGTAAATGTTGTCAAAAACTAATCAATTGGCAATATGTTGATGTGATAGACAAGTCTCAAGTAGTGCAAGTACTGGAATCAAAACACGTGCCTAACCCGGGTACTTGGCGTCAGTTAATGATTTTATGGGCTTACATCTCGGATCAGGTTGTGTCGTACTACTATAATGACCACCGCGGCGTTCGAATAGTCCCGGTACAAAGTAAAGACATCCTCTATTCTACTCAGGAGCTAGTTAGACTGGGAGAAAAGCAGTTACTTGAATCCCAGGAAGATTGGGAATTCCTGTCAGCTTATTTACTTGTATTAAATCAAAACTGGCCCAGGTTTTTGGCCGAGCAGCGCCTTAATTCTGTAAACAGGCAGGATAAAGTGCTTGCTGAACAAGTAGAATCAGCGTACAAAGTATTAAATGCATTGAATCTGGTTCAAGCTTCTGATGTGGGGAGCGTGATGGAACAGGTCAGCACAAAGTTTTTTACTCAACAGAGTTGTAATCGTTCTGATTGCGTTAGGCTAGCTCATATTGCTGCCAAGCTAGGGGCTCAGATTTCCGAGACATTCCAATTTGTGACTCAGGATAATTATCGGCGTCCGGCGAAAGGCATTTTAGCTAATATCACATCTGATTTAGATATGTTTGTTGTAGAAAAATGGTACCAAGAGCACGTCCTTCACGAGGATTATTCTAAGTCTTCTGGAAGCTGCTCTACCGAAGATTGGGCAGCGTGGATAAAATCTGACCGTAGCCGTTTATTAACATTTGTACCCTTGGATAACACCAAAAGCAATATTTATAGTAAATATAGTCTGAACAATCGTCTTAGTGAACGTACATTCAATGGGAGACTGGATTACAGGTATAAGACAGAGCATTTTTCTTTTCTAGATTGGGATTTTGAACAATCCTTTTGGGAACACTGGAAGGGATTGGCTAAAGAAGATAAGAAGTTTTGGTCGCAGTTGCTGAATCATATAATCGAACAACCTTCCACATATTGGTCCAAAGCATTATCGGCCAGGGCACTTCATGTAGCTACAACCGGGAGCACATCAGCAGTTACGTCGGATGTAATAGTACCTAAATGGATCATGAAGTTTCGTGAATTAGCATGCTTAGAGGATACTCACGGAGAACCTCGTCAACCCGCCGAATTACTGCGACGAACACCAGAAACAGAAGCTTTATTAGGTGTAGAGTCATTCGTTGCCGCTGAAATTGATACGGAGACAAACCGTCCATTACTTCAAATGCTGGGAGTAAGGGATACACCGACTGGACCCGACAAATTGTTGGAGCGTTTACGAGCATTGTCGAAAGCTTCTTCGCCTCCACTTCATGAAGTCTTGAAATGGTATCAAAGTCTGGATCAGATAACTAATAAATGTGACACCGAAGAATTGCAGGATATTAAAGATACTTTTGAACAAGAGAAAATTGTATTGACCGAAACGAATGGTGTGATTGGTTGGGCAAGTCTGGAAGACGTTTATTTAGCTCCAGATGAAGAAACAGTACCAGGAGCACCTCTCGTCCATTCTTTGGTTCGTCATTTAGCGATATGGCAGAAACTGGGTATCGCTACCAAGCCTACAGCGGACCTGGCCATCACTTGGCTTTTAAGTCTGACTTCAAATCAATCGCTTACTCCAGAAGATCTCAGGAGAGTTAGAGCGTTACTTCCACGTTATCCTGATCGTATTTGGAATGAATGCAGACATTGGATAGACCTTGAGGGGAAGTGGACACCGATAGAAGATTTCGAATATGTAATAACGATGCAATCGTTGGTTCCTTATTCTCATTTGTTCTCTGTAATTAAACACAAGACCGCGAATTTACAGTCTCTAAGTGAAAGTCAATGTCAGCAACCTCCCTTTTCTAATATCGCAAGATTGATAAACAATATTGAAGAACATTTTCAAGAGACAATATTTCGTTCTGATGCACCAAAGTCAAAATTATGGATAGAAGCACTTGGTAAAGGGTTAAGCCGTATCATTATTGCGAATGAGGAGGAAACTAACCGGATTCGTCAGCTTGGCAGACGGCTTTCAAAGACGTTATGGCAGATTACCGATGCACTCGAAACCATTCCATATATCGCGGGAACCCCTGCCGGCACAGCTCGCAGCATTCCAGCTCTATGGAAAGATTCAAATCTTTATGTAGCTAGACAATCACCGGCAAAGATTGCAAAGGCTGTCCCACAAGAAATCGGAGGACTGTTCCAGAATAAAGAAATCAACGACGCAATTATGCTATGTTATGATCGCCCCCCTGAGTTCGTAATTGAATATATTGAGGAGAATTTTAAGTTAGCTCCCCTGAGTGAAATTGAAACTGAGCCAATAGAATCGATTCAGCCTAAAGTAGTGCAACAGGGCCAGACATCCACAGCAGAAGACGAAAACGAAAAAAATGAGAATGTCGATATCGTTGTAGGTCCTACTTTAGAGCCTCCTGAACAAATCCACGAGCCTGAGCCTGCCAACGAAGAACTGAAGGATACTGGCGAAGAGAAACCTAAACCGCCAAAGCCTATTAAGCCCATTCGACCATCTTTGATAGACCGATTTGCATTCATTAATGGTTTTTCCACAGACGGAAATGATAGATATTACCATTCTGACGGAAGTTGGCTTGAGCGATCGCATGGCAATGGCTTCCATTGGGAAATGCACGATAAATCCGGTGAAATTACACAGTATTACTGGGTTAAAGAACATTGTTTAGA
- a CDS encoding helicase-related protein, which yields MSKLEEIKSNASVAGILTDSLVTVVNIQWFGTDAIEITYKSPKGQVASEILYRSDESRLNIVERGRPWSFDGDGNLFRLVSEANRIRLAHLFDPVLAVHTSLVEPLPHQITGVYETMLQRQPLRFLLADDPGSGKTIMAGLLIKELIARGDLQRCMIVAPGSLVEQWQDELYQRFSLPFEIMTNDNFESARTGNWFCEHNLIIVRLDKMSRNEDVQAKLRMPDCRWDLVVCDEAHKMSATFFGGEVKYTKRYRLGELLSTLTRHLLLMTATPHNGKEEDFQLFLALLDGDRFEGRFRDGVHQIDTSDLMRRMIKESLVKFDGTPLFHERIAYTVPYRLSDGEAQLYKEVTEYVREQFNRAEKLQNDKRAGTVGFALTILQRRLASSPEAIYQSLRRRRERLENKLREIELLKRGSDIVHALESGADKYSEEDIDDLDEVPENEVAEVEEAVLDEATAAGTIAELKAEIDTLKHLESLGNTVRRSGEDKKWRELAKLLVEEIFTSAAISQGVAEERAPYNNEKIEKPIPSPRQKLIIFTEHRDTLRYLQDRIGTLLGRSEAIVCIHGSMGREERKKSQESFTNDPEVQVLLATDAAGEGINLQRAHLMVNYDLPWNPNRIEQRFGRIHRIGQTEVCHLWNLVANETREGEVYQTLLRKLEEARNALGGRVFDVLGKVQFEGKPLRDLLIEAIRYGEQPEIKGRLTKVIANAFDTKQLQLLLEERALVHDAIDSSRVNRIRENMERAEARRLQPHYIESFFLKAFEQLGGVIKQREPRRYEITNVPSIIRSRDRIIGLGNPIVQRYERVVFEKTLISPPGEPLATFVCPGHPLLDVVADIILERNRDLLRRGTVLVDDNDLGTDPRVLFYLEHAIQDGTTTRTGDRCVISKQMLYVELGSNGNAYHPQYAPYLDYRPLKDNEPKCETILGLPECGWITHELEKTVQGYAISHVVPDHLKEVRDRKLDLIAKTERAVKDRLSKEINHWDHRAEVLKFQEQAGKVNAKLNSGEARKRADALQERLQNRLAELTLEKQISALPPVILGGLLIVPIGLIAKIIGQPLKTLETDVDKLAVAVKARELVMNIERQLGFDPIDREAEKVGYDIESRVPGTGKLRFLEVKGRTTDAITLTVTRNEILYSLNKPDDFILAIVEFINETSHRIHYLRQPFRREPDFGVTSVNYDFAELLNRAEEPS from the coding sequence ATGAGTAAACTTGAAGAAATAAAATCAAATGCATCAGTCGCGGGTATTTTGACAGATTCACTCGTAACAGTTGTTAATATCCAATGGTTTGGCACGGATGCAATTGAAATAACATACAAATCACCTAAAGGACAAGTAGCCAGCGAGATTCTGTATCGAAGTGATGAGTCACGTTTAAACATCGTTGAGCGAGGTCGGCCTTGGAGCTTTGACGGTGATGGAAACTTATTCCGCTTGGTTTCTGAAGCCAATCGGATTCGGCTAGCTCATTTATTCGATCCAGTTTTAGCTGTTCACACTTCACTAGTAGAACCTCTACCACATCAGATTACTGGTGTCTACGAAACTATGCTTCAGCGACAGCCCCTCCGTTTTTTATTAGCAGATGATCCTGGTTCTGGTAAGACCATTATGGCAGGACTTCTAATAAAAGAACTAATCGCCCGGGGAGATTTGCAGCGATGTATGATTGTTGCACCGGGTAGCCTGGTGGAACAATGGCAGGATGAATTATACCAGAGATTCTCCCTGCCGTTCGAAATTATGACCAACGATAATTTTGAATCAGCTCGTACTGGAAATTGGTTTTGTGAGCATAATCTTATTATCGTTCGCCTCGACAAAATGTCTCGAAATGAAGATGTCCAAGCAAAACTACGCATGCCAGATTGTCGTTGGGACTTAGTAGTTTGTGATGAAGCACATAAGATGTCTGCTACCTTTTTTGGAGGAGAGGTTAAATATACAAAGCGTTACAGATTAGGAGAATTGCTCTCTACACTAACACGCCATTTACTATTGATGACAGCAACACCCCATAACGGTAAAGAGGAAGATTTTCAACTGTTTTTAGCATTACTTGATGGAGATAGGTTCGAAGGGCGCTTCCGTGACGGTGTTCACCAAATTGATACATCTGATCTAATGAGACGCATGATTAAGGAGAGCCTAGTAAAGTTTGATGGGACACCGCTGTTCCATGAACGAATTGCATATACCGTACCATATAGACTATCTGATGGAGAAGCTCAACTTTATAAAGAAGTTACTGAATATGTCCGAGAACAATTCAATAGGGCAGAAAAACTTCAAAATGATAAAAGAGCCGGTACGGTTGGGTTTGCTCTTACAATTCTCCAACGGAGGCTAGCATCGTCTCCAGAAGCGATCTACCAGTCTTTGCGTCGGCGACGTGAACGCCTTGAAAATAAATTACGTGAAATTGAATTGTTAAAACGGGGAAGTGACATTGTTCACGCTTTGGAATCTGGAGCGGATAAGTATAGCGAAGAAGATATCGATGATCTTGATGAAGTACCCGAAAATGAAGTCGCTGAGGTTGAAGAAGCCGTTTTAGATGAAGCAACAGCCGCAGGAACTATTGCTGAACTTAAGGCTGAAATTGACACACTTAAGCATTTAGAATCGTTAGGGAATACAGTTCGCCGGAGTGGCGAAGATAAAAAATGGCGGGAATTAGCCAAACTATTAGTTGAGGAAATATTTACATCAGCAGCAATCTCACAGGGTGTCGCTGAGGAAAGAGCTCCTTATAACAACGAAAAAATTGAAAAACCAATTCCTTCGCCGCGGCAGAAGCTAATTATTTTTACTGAACATCGCGATACTTTGCGATACCTCCAAGACCGGATAGGTACCTTATTAGGGCGCTCAGAGGCAATAGTATGTATTCACGGTAGTATGGGACGAGAGGAAAGGAAAAAATCCCAGGAGTCTTTTACCAACGATCCCGAAGTTCAAGTATTACTTGCAACTGATGCAGCAGGGGAAGGCATTAACTTACAGCGTGCCCATCTAATGGTAAATTACGACCTGCCATGGAATCCTAATCGTATTGAACAGCGTTTTGGGCGTATTCACCGTATTGGTCAAACTGAAGTTTGTCATTTATGGAATTTGGTTGCTAATGAGACCCGTGAGGGCGAAGTATATCAAACTCTATTAAGAAAACTTGAAGAAGCTAGAAATGCACTCGGCGGTAGAGTATTTGACGTGCTTGGAAAAGTCCAATTCGAAGGCAAACCTCTTCGTGATTTACTTATTGAGGCGATTAGATATGGAGAGCAACCCGAGATTAAAGGTCGCTTAACAAAGGTGATAGCTAATGCTTTTGATACTAAGCAACTTCAGCTTTTATTAGAGGAAAGAGCTCTAGTTCATGATGCAATCGATTCCAGCCGCGTAAACCGAATTCGAGAGAATATGGAGAGGGCAGAAGCACGAAGGTTGCAACCGCACTATATTGAATCTTTTTTCCTTAAAGCTTTCGAGCAATTAGGTGGCGTAATCAAACAGCGTGAGCCTCGCCGTTATGAAATTACTAACGTGCCATCAATTATCCGTAGTCGAGATCGCATCATAGGATTAGGTAATCCAATAGTACAACGTTATGAAAGGGTTGTTTTCGAAAAAACACTAATATCACCACCTGGCGAGCCATTAGCTACGTTTGTATGTCCTGGACATCCCTTGCTTGATGTCGTTGCAGACATTATTTTGGAACGGAATCGTGATTTGCTACGCCGAGGCACAGTTTTGGTAGATGATAATGATTTGGGGACCGATCCAAGGGTGCTTTTTTATCTAGAACATGCGATTCAAGACGGTACGACAACACGAACAGGAGATAGATGCGTAATTTCCAAGCAGATGCTTTATGTGGAATTAGGCTCAAATGGGAATGCGTATCACCCACAATATGCTCCGTATCTAGACTATCGACCCTTAAAAGACAACGAGCCAAAATGTGAAACCATATTAGGTTTACCTGAGTGCGGTTGGATCACTCATGAACTTGAGAAAACGGTACAAGGGTATGCGATTTCTCATGTTGTTCCAGATCATCTCAAAGAAGTGCGTGACCGAAAGTTAGACTTAATAGCGAAAACTGAAAGAGCAGTAAAGGATCGCCTTTCAAAAGAAATCAATCATTGGGACCATCGTGCAGAAGTTCTTAAATTTCAAGAACAAGCCGGTAAAGTTAATGCCAAACTAAATTCCGGAGAAGCCCGAAAGCGGGCAGACGCCTTACAAGAGCGGTTACAAAATCGACTTGCTGAATTAACTCTTGAAAAGCAAATTTCCGCTTTACCGCCTGTTATTCTTGGTGGTCTTCTTATAGTTCCAATTGGATTGATAGCGAAGATAATAGGGCAGCCTTTGAAAACCCTAGAAACCGATGTTGATAAGCTAGCGGTTGCGGTAAAAGCACGCGAATTAGTAATGAATATTGAGCGCCAACTAGGATTTGATCCGATCGATCGTGAAGCCGAAAAGGTTGGTTATGATATTGAAAGTCGAGTTCCAGGAACTGGGAAACTACGTTTCCTCGAAGTTAAAGGCAGGACTACTGACGCAATTACACTGACCGTCACTCGTAATGAGATATTGTATTCGTTGAATAAGCCGGACGATTTCATTTTAGCTATTGTTGAATTTATAAACGAAACTAGTCATCGAATTCACTACCTGAGGCAACCGTTCCGTAGAGAACCCGATTTTGGTGTTACCAGCGTCAACTATGATTTTGCAGAACTATTGAATAGAGCAGAGGAACCGAGTTAG
- a CDS encoding MarR family transcriptional regulator: protein MITNGTDKPELTHKVIKILSKELGLSVKELAEKLQANRQFMAGVLKVLEERKEVTFRQVGPARIYYAASVSK from the coding sequence ATGATTACGAACGGGACTGATAAGCCAGAATTAACGCATAAGGTTATTAAGATATTGTCTAAGGAACTTGGGTTAAGTGTTAAAGAATTGGCAGAGAAGCTACAGGCAAATAGGCAATTTATGGCCGGAGTTCTGAAAGTGCTTGAGGAAAGGAAAGAGGTTACCTTCCGTCAAGTCGGACCTGCTCGCATTTATTACGCTGCAAGTGTTTCCAAGTAA
- a CDS encoding DEAD/DEAH box helicase: MGLEDGFIEFNMDGHTFILSQHKINLIYKNVGDLKDYWSLPIEPYDEYRIQPSNHAHKWRVSKISGYKLNYILNHVIEINKQLNSKYRLNKSTLSEVYDHIQGLSLKTKIEPNRLLGVENDLYPWQEEALEKWYTSEGKRGIVEAATGTGKTRLAFACMKKFYNDFPDGIVCIIVPRQPLFDQWQERLHECFPKIREDNYCYIGNGNADMVNRNTKIVIATQQAMILREDLGYGCELLKQLSESCRDNLIVVDEAHHLGAKQTLSRFVSHIPESVYTLGLTATPLRSDGVMDEVYRDFDCVTSDGPIYSYSLSRAVEDGVLTSVIQKNYMVSLNYNENKSHQNFCEQIKEIKKRINNSRVIKVDQNKINSGSIAYLVELERELVELQRRNTVICKQVWDLIKKIHILKNIYIKRRRLFNKAQDKWELLKSFLSEEYWIRQFTNGRWIFFHQEIEECMNTKNLLVGALGKEKIRLHHSGMMTEERQNVLVEFEKSIFNCLCAVQTLDEGLDIPDLTGIVIMSGSTSQRQQIQRCGRALRRTPNKDCAYLVSFLAQVDEDLTGEKLIIGPDNSTTKWTIEEYVYS, translated from the coding sequence ATGGGTTTAGAAGATGGATTTATCGAATTTAACATGGATGGACATACATTTATCCTTTCTCAGCATAAAATTAACCTCATTTATAAAAATGTTGGTGACTTAAAGGACTATTGGTCTTTGCCGATAGAGCCATATGATGAATATAGAATTCAACCCTCAAATCATGCACATAAATGGAGAGTAAGCAAGATATCGGGATATAAGCTAAATTATATTCTCAACCATGTGATTGAGATTAATAAGCAACTAAATTCAAAATATCGCCTAAACAAATCGACTTTAAGTGAAGTTTACGACCATATTCAAGGACTTTCATTAAAAACTAAAATAGAACCCAACAGATTACTCGGAGTTGAGAATGATTTGTACCCATGGCAAGAGGAAGCATTGGAAAAATGGTATACAAGTGAAGGCAAGCGAGGGATTGTCGAAGCAGCAACCGGTACTGGCAAAACTAGATTGGCGTTTGCCTGTATGAAAAAATTTTATAATGATTTTCCAGATGGAATAGTCTGTATCATTGTACCCAGGCAACCTCTTTTCGATCAGTGGCAAGAAAGGCTTCATGAGTGTTTTCCCAAGATTCGTGAAGATAATTACTGCTACATAGGGAATGGTAATGCGGACATGGTGAATAGAAATACCAAGATTGTTATTGCTACTCAGCAAGCGATGATTCTTAGAGAGGATCTTGGTTATGGCTGTGAATTATTAAAACAATTAAGTGAATCATGCAGAGATAACTTAATCGTAGTTGATGAGGCACACCATCTTGGAGCTAAACAAACCTTATCTAGATTTGTAAGTCATATTCCTGAAAGTGTTTATACTCTTGGCTTGACTGCAACACCCCTTCGAAGTGACGGAGTAATGGACGAAGTCTACCGGGATTTTGATTGTGTGACGTCTGACGGTCCAATCTATTCCTATTCTCTGTCCAGAGCCGTAGAAGATGGAGTTTTAACTAGTGTGATCCAAAAGAACTATATGGTATCGCTAAATTATAATGAAAACAAATCCCATCAAAACTTTTGCGAGCAGATAAAAGAAATTAAGAAAAGAATAAATAATAGTAGAGTGATAAAGGTAGATCAAAATAAAATCAATAGTGGAAGTATAGCCTACCTTGTGGAGTTAGAACGCGAGCTAGTGGAATTACAGCGTCGTAATACTGTTATATGTAAACAAGTGTGGGATTTAATTAAGAAAATCCATATATTAAAAAATATCTATATCAAGAGACGAAGGTTATTCAATAAGGCTCAAGATAAATGGGAGCTATTAAAATCATTCCTCTCGGAGGAATACTGGATTAGACAGTTTACCAATGGAAGATGGATTTTCTTCCATCAAGAAATCGAAGAATGTATGAATACTAAAAACCTACTCGTAGGTGCTCTCGGTAAGGAAAAAATAAGATTACATCATTCAGGGATGATGACTGAAGAACGTCAAAATGTACTTGTTGAATTTGAGAAGAGTATATTCAATTGTTTATGTGCTGTTCAGACTCTTGATGAGGGTTTAGATATTCCTGATTTAACAGGAATAGTGATTATGAGTGGGTCTACAAGTCAAAGACAACAGATACAAAGATGTGGTAGGGCTCTTAGGCGAACTCCAAATAAGGATTGTGCCTATCTAGTAAGTTTTCTAGCACAAGTAGATGAGGATCTAACAGGTGAGAAATTAATAATCGGCCCAGATAACTCTACTACTAAATGGACTATTGAAGAATATGTTTATTCATAA
- a CDS encoding helix-turn-helix transcriptional regulator, translated as MSLVNKDGKQNRLARLLRVEHLLCQNPQGISVTDIARLCQVSKRTAYRDLRDLETVLKVPLTTDKNLWKVMEGHFLPPIHFTLTEGLSVFLAIRLLYNYCNKYNPDIESTFTKLNSIMPVPFQRQISQTLDKMHDRITDEDNQQTMALLCRAWAEQRKVSIIYRALGKEDYSEREVSPYFIEPAAAGHSAYLIGRCSKSNEIRTFKLERIRSLKMLDKEYEIPAAFDIDKYHSPYWGILVDGEVKDIKLKFVPEVGRIMQETTFHPSQRSEILPDQSVLVRFCLADTPDFVSWVLSWGGRVEVLAPEKLREKVKETAQGMLDIYS; from the coding sequence ATGAGTTTGGTCAACAAGGACGGGAAACAGAACCGGCTGGCCCGGCTTTTAAGGGTTGAACACCTGCTCTGTCAGAACCCTCAAGGTATTTCGGTAACAGATATTGCCCGGTTATGCCAGGTATCCAAACGAACTGCTTACCGGGATTTGAGAGACCTTGAGACTGTCCTGAAAGTCCCCCTGACAACTGATAAAAACTTGTGGAAGGTTATGGAAGGGCATTTCCTGCCGCCAATCCACTTTACACTTACCGAGGGTTTATCTGTCTTTCTGGCTATTCGTTTGCTTTACAATTACTGCAATAAATACAATCCGGATATAGAGTCCACTTTTACCAAACTTAATTCCATTATGCCCGTCCCCTTTCAAAGGCAGATAAGCCAAACTTTAGATAAAATGCATGACAGAATAACTGATGAAGACAACCAGCAGACTATGGCTCTGCTTTGCCGGGCTTGGGCTGAACAAAGAAAAGTCAGCATAATCTACCGGGCTTTGGGTAAGGAGGATTATTCTGAGCGCGAGGTTTCCCCTTATTTTATTGAACCGGCGGCAGCCGGGCATTCAGCTTACTTAATTGGCCGCTGCAGTAAAAGCAACGAAATCCGCACCTTCAAGCTTGAACGTATCCGGTCATTGAAAATGCTGGATAAAGAGTATGAAATACCTGCGGCTTTTGATATAGATAAATACCATTCCCCTTACTGGGGAATACTGGTAGATGGCGAAGTCAAAGATATAAAGCTGAAATTCGTTCCGGAGGTAGGCCGGATAATGCAGGAAACTACTTTTCATCCCTCCCAGCGCAGCGAAATCTTGCCGGACCAGTCTGTGTTGGTTAGATTCTGCCTGGCTGATACGCCGGATTTTGTCTCCTGGGTGCTCAGTTGGGGGGGACGGGTAGAAGTGCTGGCACCCGAAAAGCTGAGAGAAAAGGTGAAAGAGACTGCACAGGGAATGCTGGATATATACAGCTAA